From the Calonectris borealis chromosome 12, bCalBor7.hap1.2, whole genome shotgun sequence genome, one window contains:
- the RIPOR1 gene encoding rho family-interacting cell polarization regulator 1 isoform X2, which translates to MGVEQRGCTEPGPLSPRASSPASPGTWRPSRSHSTMSLSVRPQRRVLVTKINRSQSFAGVNSTADRPFRNLSPFTPTVSRKTGSRVSRMFSMSHKSPPPKVPQPNRLDEVYEALKKGLTAYLEVHQLELEKLSTQIRESKRNSRLGFLYDLDKQVKSIERFLRRLEFHASKIDELYEAYCIQRRLRDGAHNMVKAYSTGSPGSREARESLAEASKGYKEYTENMCLLENELESQLGEFHVRMKGLAGFARLCAGDQYEIFMKYGRQRWKLRGRIEVNSKQVWDSEEMVFLPLVTEFLSIKVTELKSLANHVVVGNVSCETKDLFAALPQVVAVDINDLGTLKLSLEVTWNPFDKDDQPSAASTVNKASTVNKRFSTYNQSPPDTPSLREQAFYNMLRRQEELENGTAWSISSESSDDSSSPQLSGSARHAAHKPIVQPEVQASAPAIEISFSQQPEEAEAGPGAGGVGIPPAGSQPEEPGNRKKEAVANGHVPYSRTLSHISEASVDAAMEAKAAESPWEPTPGLEDTGTGERDTDPLPSASVAAAAAGQDRGAEAKPRAAAAWAATCEAEAEGAEPAQSQAPARGGCGTGVPAVLAQASVEERPVPAPPLPIGVPEVPRGKVVDSGLEEAIGLLGSALDDYRGQFPELQPLERELKRLEEMLLQKQGIFLSRASSISLTVEHALESFSFLNTSDMEDSEGSEEEPLQDERRAGRPRRGSRAPSAGETGADDTGMCSGSEASTDPMSTGNEFLDKALVLHLNNCNRLLLKLGTFGPLRCREMYALDRLLREAQVLEIVCQLTEERAGAASSAAEVVQFSTRKEGVLPLWDCCVEVPNVYTCPVERFLQVLSTQYAAPISERHPGLADAVCVKLVEDVLNRRLPRRPGSTQGEQVTIFQYWSHFESLGALMLDTYVMELAEEALLAQNLNSDDQDVVLRALKRVPEGRLKKEGLKALSLLLVEGNSKVVSAVSAQLRSLAENPRFRQRALVCYLEQLEDEEVQTRVAGCAALGCLKAKESIEQLVYLCQTDKEPVREAAKQSLMLCGEDGKSAHRRLEETLDSLPRIFAPASMASTAF; encoded by the exons ATGGGAGTGGAACAAAGGGGATGCACCGAGCCAGGCCCGCTCTCGCCCCGCGCGTCGTCCCCGGCCTCTCCTGGGACAT GGAGGCCCTCCAGGTCACACTCAACGATGTCACTGTCTGTGCGCCCGCAGCGCCGAGTCCTCGTCACCAAGATCAATAGGAGCCAGTCCTTCGCTGGAGTGAACTCAACGGCCGACCGGCCCTTCAG GAACCTCTCGCCCTTCACCCCCACCGTCTCCCGCAAGACTGGCTCCAGGGTCAGTAGGATGTTCTCAATGTCCCACAAATCCCCACCACCCAAGGTGCCTCAGCCCAACCGCCTGGACGAGGTGTACGAAGCTCTCAAGAAGGGCCTGAC AGCCTACCTGGAGGTGCACCAGCTGGAACTGGAGAAGCTCAGCACCCAGATCCGCGAGTCCAAGAGGAATTCGCGCCTG ggCTTTCTCTACGATCTGGATAAG caagtGAAGTCAATCGAGCGCTTCCTGCGTCGCCTGGAGTTTCATGCTAGCAAG ATAGATGAGCTCTACGAGGCTTATTGCATCCAGCGGCGGCTCCGCGATGGAGCCCACAACATGGTCAAGGCTTACAGCACGGGCTCGCCGGGCAGCCGGGAGGCACGCGAGAGCCTGGCTGAGGCCAGCAAGGGCTACAAGGAGTACACGGAG AACATGTGTCTGTTGGAAAACGAGCTGGAGAGCCAGCTGGGCGAGTTCCACGTCCGGATGAAAG GACTGGCAGGCTTTGCCCGGCTCTGTGCTGGTGACCAGTATGAG ATCTTCATGAAGTACGGACGGCAGCGGTGGAAGCTGCGGGGGCGCATCGAGGTGAACAGCAAGCAGGTGTGGGACAGCGAGGAAATGGTTTTCTTGCCCCTTGTCACCGAGTTCCTCTCCATCAAG gtGACGGAGCTAAAGAGCCTGGCCAACCATGTTGTGGTGGGCAATGTGTCCTGCGAGACCAAGGACCTTTTTGCGGCTCTGCCCCAGGTAGTGGCTGTGGATATCAACGACTTGGGCACCCTCAAACTCAGCCTGGAGGTGACCTGGAA ccccttcgACAAGGATGACCAGCCCTCCGCAGCCAGCACCGTCAACAAGGCCTCCACGGTGAACAAGAGGTTCTCCACCTACAACCAGAGCCCGCCTGACACGCCGTCCCTGCGGGAACAGGCTTTCTAC aaCATGCTGCGgcgccaggaggagctggagaacGGCACGGCCTGGTCCATCTCCTCCGAGTCCTCGGACGACTCCTCCAGCCCCCAGCTGTCTGGCAGCGCCCGCCATGCCGCGCACAAGCCCATCGTGCAACCCGAGGTGCAGGCCTCCGCCCCCGCCATCGAGATCTCCTTCTCCCAGCAGCCGGAGGAGGCCGAGGCTGGGCCCGGGGCCGGCGGTGTCGGCATCCCCCCCGCCGGGAGCCAGCCAGAGGAGCCGGGCAACCGTAAGAAGGAAGCGGTGGCCAACGGGCACGTGCCCTACTCCCGGACTCTGAGCCACATCAGCGAGGCCAGCGTGGACGCCGCGATGGAGGCCAAGGCTGCGGAGAGCCCCTGGGAGCCCACGCCCGGCCTGGAGGACACGGGGACGGGCGAGCGGGACACGGATCCCCTCCCCAGCGCCTCGGTGGCAGCTGCCgcggcagggcaggacaggggcgCCGAGGCcaagccccgcgccgccgcggcgTGGGCCGCCACCTGCGAGGCGGAGGCTGAGGGGGCGGAGCCGGCGCAGAGCCAGGCGCCGGCACGAGGCGGCTGCGGCACCGGGGTCCCCGCGGTGCTGGCACAAGCCTCTGTGGAGGAGAGGCccgtcccggccccgccgctgcctaTCGGCGTCCCCGAGGTGCCACGGGGGAAGGTGGTGGATTCGGGTCTGGAGGAGGCCATCGGCCTCCTGGGCTCGGCCCTGGACGACTATCGGGGGCAGttcccagagctgcagccccTCGAACGGGAGCTCAAGCGCCTGGAGGAGATGCTGCTG CAGAAGCAGGGCATCTTCCTCAGCCGGGCCTCCAGCATCAGCCTGACAGTGGAGCACGCGCTGGAGAGCTTCAGCTTCCTCAACACCTCCGACATGGAGGACTCGGAGGGCTCCGAGGAGGAGCCTCTCCAAGACGAGAG GAGGGCTGGCAGACCCCGGCGCGGCAGCAGGGCCCCCAGCGCCGGCGAGACGGGGGCAGACGACACCGGCATGTGCAGCGGCTCCGAGGCCAGCACCGACCCCATGAGCACCGGCAACGAGTTCCTGGATAAGGCCCTGGTGCTTCACCTCAACAACTGCAACCGCTTGCTGCTG AAGCTGGGCACCTTCGGTCCCCTGCGGTGCCGGGAGATGTACGCCCTGGACAGGCTGCTGCGGGAGGCGCAGGTGCTGGAGATCGTGTGCCAGCTGACGGAGGAGCGAGCGGGAGCAGCCAGCTCTGCCGCCGAAG TGGTGCAGTTCTCCACACGGAAGGAGGGCGTGCTGCCCCTTTGGGACTGCTGCGTGGAGGTGCCCAACGTCTACACCTGCCCGGTAGAGcggtttctgcaggtgctcagcacccagtaTGCGGCACCCATCAGCGAGCGGCACCCTGGCCTGGCTGACGCCG TGTGTGTGAAACTGGTGGAGGATGTGCTGAATCGGCGGCTGCCCCGGCggcctggcagcacccagggcGAGCAGGTCACCATCTTCCAGTACTGGAGCCACTTTGAGTCGCTCGGTGCCCTGATGCTCGACACCTACGTGAtggagctggcagaggaag CGCTGCTGGCGCAGAACCTCAACTCGGACGACCAGGACGTGGTGCTGCGTGCCCTGAAGCGCGTGCCCGAGGGCCGCCTGAAGAAGGAGGGACTGAAGGCGCTGAGCCTGCTCCTCGTGGAGGGCAACAGCAAGGTGGTGAGCGCCGTGTCGGCCCAGCTCCGCAGCCTGGCAGAAAACCCCCGCTTCCGCCAACGG GCCCTCGTGTGCTACCTGGAGCAGCTGGAGGATGAGGAGGTGCAGACGCGCGTGGCAGGGTGCGCGGCGCTGGGCTGCCTGAAG GCCAAGGAGAGCATCGAGCAGCTGGTTTACCTGTGCCAAACCGACAAGGAGCCTGTGCGGGAGGCAGCCAAGCAGAGCCTGATGCTGTGCG GGGAAGATGGTAAATCCGCTCACCGACGGCTGGAGGAGACCCTGGACAGCCTCCCGAGGATCTTTGCACCAGCCAGCATGGCCAGTACAGCTTTCTGA
- the RIPOR1 gene encoding rho family-interacting cell polarization regulator 1 isoform X4 translates to MNGKPKGRPSRSHSTMSLSVRPQRRVLVTKINRSQSFAGVNSTADRPFRNLSPFTPTVSRKTGSRVSRMFSMSHKSPPPKVPQPNRLDEVYEALKKGLTAYLEVHQLELEKLSTQIRESKRNSRLGFLYDLDKQVKSIERFLRRLEFHASKIDELYEAYCIQRRLRDGAHNMVKAYSTGSPGSREARESLAEASKGYKEYTENMCLLENELESQLGEFHVRMKGLAGFARLCAGDQYEIFMKYGRQRWKLRGRIEVNSKQVWDSEEMVFLPLVTEFLSIKVTELKSLANHVVVGNVSCETKDLFAALPQVVAVDINDLGTLKLSLEVTWNPFDKDDQPSAASTVNKASTVNKRFSTYNQSPPDTPSLREQAFYNMLRRQEELENGTAWSISSESSDDSSSPQLSGSARHAAHKPIVQPEVQASAPAIEISFSQQPEEAEAGPGAGGVGIPPAGSQPEEPGNRKKEAVANGHVPYSRTLSHISEASVDAAMEAKAAESPWEPTPGLEDTGTGERDTDPLPSASVAAAAAGQDRGAEAKPRAAAAWAATCEAEAEGAEPAQSQAPARGGCGTGVPAVLAQASVEERPVPAPPLPIGVPEVPRGKVVDSGLEEAIGLLGSALDDYRGQFPELQPLERELKRLEEMLLQKQGIFLSRASSISLTVEHALESFSFLNTSDMEDSEGSEEEPLQDERRAGRPRRGSRAPSAGETGADDTGMCSGSEASTDPMSTGNEFLDKALVLHLNNCNRLLLKLGTFGPLRCREMYALDRLLREAQVLEIVCQLTEERAGAASSAAEVVQFSTRKEGVLPLWDCCVEVPNVYTCPVERFLQVLSTQYAAPISERHPGLADAVCVKLVEDVLNRRLPRRPGSTQGEQVTIFQYWSHFESLGALMLDTYVMELAEEALLAQNLNSDDQDVVLRALKRVPEGRLKKEGLKALSLLLVEGNSKVVSAVSAQLRSLAENPRFRQRALVCYLEQLEDEEVQTRVAGCAALGCLKAKESIEQLVYLCQTDKEPVREAAKQSLMLCGEDGKSAHRRLEETLDSLPRIFAPASMASTAF, encoded by the exons ATGAACGGCAAACCGAAAG GGAGGCCCTCCAGGTCACACTCAACGATGTCACTGTCTGTGCGCCCGCAGCGCCGAGTCCTCGTCACCAAGATCAATAGGAGCCAGTCCTTCGCTGGAGTGAACTCAACGGCCGACCGGCCCTTCAG GAACCTCTCGCCCTTCACCCCCACCGTCTCCCGCAAGACTGGCTCCAGGGTCAGTAGGATGTTCTCAATGTCCCACAAATCCCCACCACCCAAGGTGCCTCAGCCCAACCGCCTGGACGAGGTGTACGAAGCTCTCAAGAAGGGCCTGAC AGCCTACCTGGAGGTGCACCAGCTGGAACTGGAGAAGCTCAGCACCCAGATCCGCGAGTCCAAGAGGAATTCGCGCCTG ggCTTTCTCTACGATCTGGATAAG caagtGAAGTCAATCGAGCGCTTCCTGCGTCGCCTGGAGTTTCATGCTAGCAAG ATAGATGAGCTCTACGAGGCTTATTGCATCCAGCGGCGGCTCCGCGATGGAGCCCACAACATGGTCAAGGCTTACAGCACGGGCTCGCCGGGCAGCCGGGAGGCACGCGAGAGCCTGGCTGAGGCCAGCAAGGGCTACAAGGAGTACACGGAG AACATGTGTCTGTTGGAAAACGAGCTGGAGAGCCAGCTGGGCGAGTTCCACGTCCGGATGAAAG GACTGGCAGGCTTTGCCCGGCTCTGTGCTGGTGACCAGTATGAG ATCTTCATGAAGTACGGACGGCAGCGGTGGAAGCTGCGGGGGCGCATCGAGGTGAACAGCAAGCAGGTGTGGGACAGCGAGGAAATGGTTTTCTTGCCCCTTGTCACCGAGTTCCTCTCCATCAAG gtGACGGAGCTAAAGAGCCTGGCCAACCATGTTGTGGTGGGCAATGTGTCCTGCGAGACCAAGGACCTTTTTGCGGCTCTGCCCCAGGTAGTGGCTGTGGATATCAACGACTTGGGCACCCTCAAACTCAGCCTGGAGGTGACCTGGAA ccccttcgACAAGGATGACCAGCCCTCCGCAGCCAGCACCGTCAACAAGGCCTCCACGGTGAACAAGAGGTTCTCCACCTACAACCAGAGCCCGCCTGACACGCCGTCCCTGCGGGAACAGGCTTTCTAC aaCATGCTGCGgcgccaggaggagctggagaacGGCACGGCCTGGTCCATCTCCTCCGAGTCCTCGGACGACTCCTCCAGCCCCCAGCTGTCTGGCAGCGCCCGCCATGCCGCGCACAAGCCCATCGTGCAACCCGAGGTGCAGGCCTCCGCCCCCGCCATCGAGATCTCCTTCTCCCAGCAGCCGGAGGAGGCCGAGGCTGGGCCCGGGGCCGGCGGTGTCGGCATCCCCCCCGCCGGGAGCCAGCCAGAGGAGCCGGGCAACCGTAAGAAGGAAGCGGTGGCCAACGGGCACGTGCCCTACTCCCGGACTCTGAGCCACATCAGCGAGGCCAGCGTGGACGCCGCGATGGAGGCCAAGGCTGCGGAGAGCCCCTGGGAGCCCACGCCCGGCCTGGAGGACACGGGGACGGGCGAGCGGGACACGGATCCCCTCCCCAGCGCCTCGGTGGCAGCTGCCgcggcagggcaggacaggggcgCCGAGGCcaagccccgcgccgccgcggcgTGGGCCGCCACCTGCGAGGCGGAGGCTGAGGGGGCGGAGCCGGCGCAGAGCCAGGCGCCGGCACGAGGCGGCTGCGGCACCGGGGTCCCCGCGGTGCTGGCACAAGCCTCTGTGGAGGAGAGGCccgtcccggccccgccgctgcctaTCGGCGTCCCCGAGGTGCCACGGGGGAAGGTGGTGGATTCGGGTCTGGAGGAGGCCATCGGCCTCCTGGGCTCGGCCCTGGACGACTATCGGGGGCAGttcccagagctgcagccccTCGAACGGGAGCTCAAGCGCCTGGAGGAGATGCTGCTG CAGAAGCAGGGCATCTTCCTCAGCCGGGCCTCCAGCATCAGCCTGACAGTGGAGCACGCGCTGGAGAGCTTCAGCTTCCTCAACACCTCCGACATGGAGGACTCGGAGGGCTCCGAGGAGGAGCCTCTCCAAGACGAGAG GAGGGCTGGCAGACCCCGGCGCGGCAGCAGGGCCCCCAGCGCCGGCGAGACGGGGGCAGACGACACCGGCATGTGCAGCGGCTCCGAGGCCAGCACCGACCCCATGAGCACCGGCAACGAGTTCCTGGATAAGGCCCTGGTGCTTCACCTCAACAACTGCAACCGCTTGCTGCTG AAGCTGGGCACCTTCGGTCCCCTGCGGTGCCGGGAGATGTACGCCCTGGACAGGCTGCTGCGGGAGGCGCAGGTGCTGGAGATCGTGTGCCAGCTGACGGAGGAGCGAGCGGGAGCAGCCAGCTCTGCCGCCGAAG TGGTGCAGTTCTCCACACGGAAGGAGGGCGTGCTGCCCCTTTGGGACTGCTGCGTGGAGGTGCCCAACGTCTACACCTGCCCGGTAGAGcggtttctgcaggtgctcagcacccagtaTGCGGCACCCATCAGCGAGCGGCACCCTGGCCTGGCTGACGCCG TGTGTGTGAAACTGGTGGAGGATGTGCTGAATCGGCGGCTGCCCCGGCggcctggcagcacccagggcGAGCAGGTCACCATCTTCCAGTACTGGAGCCACTTTGAGTCGCTCGGTGCCCTGATGCTCGACACCTACGTGAtggagctggcagaggaag CGCTGCTGGCGCAGAACCTCAACTCGGACGACCAGGACGTGGTGCTGCGTGCCCTGAAGCGCGTGCCCGAGGGCCGCCTGAAGAAGGAGGGACTGAAGGCGCTGAGCCTGCTCCTCGTGGAGGGCAACAGCAAGGTGGTGAGCGCCGTGTCGGCCCAGCTCCGCAGCCTGGCAGAAAACCCCCGCTTCCGCCAACGG GCCCTCGTGTGCTACCTGGAGCAGCTGGAGGATGAGGAGGTGCAGACGCGCGTGGCAGGGTGCGCGGCGCTGGGCTGCCTGAAG GCCAAGGAGAGCATCGAGCAGCTGGTTTACCTGTGCCAAACCGACAAGGAGCCTGTGCGGGAGGCAGCCAAGCAGAGCCTGATGCTGTGCG GGGAAGATGGTAAATCCGCTCACCGACGGCTGGAGGAGACCCTGGACAGCCTCCCGAGGATCTTTGCACCAGCCAGCATGGCCAGTACAGCTTTCTGA
- the RIPOR1 gene encoding rho family-interacting cell polarization regulator 1 isoform X3 — MLWETNVGARWLPLHGAALCFWVQRVLFTRGRGPHLGSARDHGGADQGRPSRSHSTMSLSVRPQRRVLVTKINRSQSFAGVNSTADRPFRNLSPFTPTVSRKTGSRVSRMFSMSHKSPPPKVPQPNRLDEVYEALKKGLTAYLEVHQLELEKLSTQIRESKRNSRLGFLYDLDKQVKSIERFLRRLEFHASKIDELYEAYCIQRRLRDGAHNMVKAYSTGSPGSREARESLAEASKGYKEYTENMCLLENELESQLGEFHVRMKGLAGFARLCAGDQYEIFMKYGRQRWKLRGRIEVNSKQVWDSEEMVFLPLVTEFLSIKVTELKSLANHVVVGNVSCETKDLFAALPQVVAVDINDLGTLKLSLEVTWNPFDKDDQPSAASTVNKASTVNKRFSTYNQSPPDTPSLREQAFYNMLRRQEELENGTAWSISSESSDDSSSPQLSGSARHAAHKPIVQPEVQASAPAIEISFSQQPEEAEAGPGAGGVGIPPAGSQPEEPGNRKKEAVANGHVPYSRTLSHISEASVDAAMEAKAAESPWEPTPGLEDTGTGERDTDPLPSASVAAAAAGQDRGAEAKPRAAAAWAATCEAEAEGAEPAQSQAPARGGCGTGVPAVLAQASVEERPVPAPPLPIGVPEVPRGKVVDSGLEEAIGLLGSALDDYRGQFPELQPLERELKRLEEMLLQKQGIFLSRASSISLTVEHALESFSFLNTSDMEDSEGSEEEPLQDERRAGRPRRGSRAPSAGETGADDTGMCSGSEASTDPMSTGNEFLDKALVLHLNNCNRLLLKLGTFGPLRCREMYALDRLLREAQVLEIVCQLTEERAGAASSAAEVVQFSTRKEGVLPLWDCCVEVPNVYTCPVERFLQVLSTQYAAPISERHPGLADAVCVKLVEDVLNRRLPRRPGSTQGEQVTIFQYWSHFESLGALMLDTYVMELAEEALLAQNLNSDDQDVVLRALKRVPEGRLKKEGLKALSLLLVEGNSKVVSAVSAQLRSLAENPRFRQRALVCYLEQLEDEEVQTRVAGCAALGCLKAKESIEQLVYLCQTDKEPVREAAKQSLMLCDGTERTI; from the exons GGAGGCCCTCCAGGTCACACTCAACGATGTCACTGTCTGTGCGCCCGCAGCGCCGAGTCCTCGTCACCAAGATCAATAGGAGCCAGTCCTTCGCTGGAGTGAACTCAACGGCCGACCGGCCCTTCAG GAACCTCTCGCCCTTCACCCCCACCGTCTCCCGCAAGACTGGCTCCAGGGTCAGTAGGATGTTCTCAATGTCCCACAAATCCCCACCACCCAAGGTGCCTCAGCCCAACCGCCTGGACGAGGTGTACGAAGCTCTCAAGAAGGGCCTGAC AGCCTACCTGGAGGTGCACCAGCTGGAACTGGAGAAGCTCAGCACCCAGATCCGCGAGTCCAAGAGGAATTCGCGCCTG ggCTTTCTCTACGATCTGGATAAG caagtGAAGTCAATCGAGCGCTTCCTGCGTCGCCTGGAGTTTCATGCTAGCAAG ATAGATGAGCTCTACGAGGCTTATTGCATCCAGCGGCGGCTCCGCGATGGAGCCCACAACATGGTCAAGGCTTACAGCACGGGCTCGCCGGGCAGCCGGGAGGCACGCGAGAGCCTGGCTGAGGCCAGCAAGGGCTACAAGGAGTACACGGAG AACATGTGTCTGTTGGAAAACGAGCTGGAGAGCCAGCTGGGCGAGTTCCACGTCCGGATGAAAG GACTGGCAGGCTTTGCCCGGCTCTGTGCTGGTGACCAGTATGAG ATCTTCATGAAGTACGGACGGCAGCGGTGGAAGCTGCGGGGGCGCATCGAGGTGAACAGCAAGCAGGTGTGGGACAGCGAGGAAATGGTTTTCTTGCCCCTTGTCACCGAGTTCCTCTCCATCAAG gtGACGGAGCTAAAGAGCCTGGCCAACCATGTTGTGGTGGGCAATGTGTCCTGCGAGACCAAGGACCTTTTTGCGGCTCTGCCCCAGGTAGTGGCTGTGGATATCAACGACTTGGGCACCCTCAAACTCAGCCTGGAGGTGACCTGGAA ccccttcgACAAGGATGACCAGCCCTCCGCAGCCAGCACCGTCAACAAGGCCTCCACGGTGAACAAGAGGTTCTCCACCTACAACCAGAGCCCGCCTGACACGCCGTCCCTGCGGGAACAGGCTTTCTAC aaCATGCTGCGgcgccaggaggagctggagaacGGCACGGCCTGGTCCATCTCCTCCGAGTCCTCGGACGACTCCTCCAGCCCCCAGCTGTCTGGCAGCGCCCGCCATGCCGCGCACAAGCCCATCGTGCAACCCGAGGTGCAGGCCTCCGCCCCCGCCATCGAGATCTCCTTCTCCCAGCAGCCGGAGGAGGCCGAGGCTGGGCCCGGGGCCGGCGGTGTCGGCATCCCCCCCGCCGGGAGCCAGCCAGAGGAGCCGGGCAACCGTAAGAAGGAAGCGGTGGCCAACGGGCACGTGCCCTACTCCCGGACTCTGAGCCACATCAGCGAGGCCAGCGTGGACGCCGCGATGGAGGCCAAGGCTGCGGAGAGCCCCTGGGAGCCCACGCCCGGCCTGGAGGACACGGGGACGGGCGAGCGGGACACGGATCCCCTCCCCAGCGCCTCGGTGGCAGCTGCCgcggcagggcaggacaggggcgCCGAGGCcaagccccgcgccgccgcggcgTGGGCCGCCACCTGCGAGGCGGAGGCTGAGGGGGCGGAGCCGGCGCAGAGCCAGGCGCCGGCACGAGGCGGCTGCGGCACCGGGGTCCCCGCGGTGCTGGCACAAGCCTCTGTGGAGGAGAGGCccgtcccggccccgccgctgcctaTCGGCGTCCCCGAGGTGCCACGGGGGAAGGTGGTGGATTCGGGTCTGGAGGAGGCCATCGGCCTCCTGGGCTCGGCCCTGGACGACTATCGGGGGCAGttcccagagctgcagccccTCGAACGGGAGCTCAAGCGCCTGGAGGAGATGCTGCTG CAGAAGCAGGGCATCTTCCTCAGCCGGGCCTCCAGCATCAGCCTGACAGTGGAGCACGCGCTGGAGAGCTTCAGCTTCCTCAACACCTCCGACATGGAGGACTCGGAGGGCTCCGAGGAGGAGCCTCTCCAAGACGAGAG GAGGGCTGGCAGACCCCGGCGCGGCAGCAGGGCCCCCAGCGCCGGCGAGACGGGGGCAGACGACACCGGCATGTGCAGCGGCTCCGAGGCCAGCACCGACCCCATGAGCACCGGCAACGAGTTCCTGGATAAGGCCCTGGTGCTTCACCTCAACAACTGCAACCGCTTGCTGCTG AAGCTGGGCACCTTCGGTCCCCTGCGGTGCCGGGAGATGTACGCCCTGGACAGGCTGCTGCGGGAGGCGCAGGTGCTGGAGATCGTGTGCCAGCTGACGGAGGAGCGAGCGGGAGCAGCCAGCTCTGCCGCCGAAG TGGTGCAGTTCTCCACACGGAAGGAGGGCGTGCTGCCCCTTTGGGACTGCTGCGTGGAGGTGCCCAACGTCTACACCTGCCCGGTAGAGcggtttctgcaggtgctcagcacccagtaTGCGGCACCCATCAGCGAGCGGCACCCTGGCCTGGCTGACGCCG TGTGTGTGAAACTGGTGGAGGATGTGCTGAATCGGCGGCTGCCCCGGCggcctggcagcacccagggcGAGCAGGTCACCATCTTCCAGTACTGGAGCCACTTTGAGTCGCTCGGTGCCCTGATGCTCGACACCTACGTGAtggagctggcagaggaag CGCTGCTGGCGCAGAACCTCAACTCGGACGACCAGGACGTGGTGCTGCGTGCCCTGAAGCGCGTGCCCGAGGGCCGCCTGAAGAAGGAGGGACTGAAGGCGCTGAGCCTGCTCCTCGTGGAGGGCAACAGCAAGGTGGTGAGCGCCGTGTCGGCCCAGCTCCGCAGCCTGGCAGAAAACCCCCGCTTCCGCCAACGG GCCCTCGTGTGCTACCTGGAGCAGCTGGAGGATGAGGAGGTGCAGACGCGCGTGGCAGGGTGCGCGGCGCTGGGCTGCCTGAAG GCCAAGGAGAGCATCGAGCAGCTGGTTTACCTGTGCCAAACCGACAAGGAGCCTGTGCGGGAGGCAGCCAAGCAGAGCCTGATGCTGTGCG ATGGCACTGAGAGAACCATCTGA